The Marinitoga hydrogenitolerans DSM 16785 genome includes the window ATACGTTAAATATAGACCTGAAAAATATCTATTGTTAAAGGATGTTGTGATGGGGTATACTTATCCTGATGGTCATGCTATTGGTGGTCCTGTAATTGGAAGGGGTAGTTTTGTACCTGAAATGTTAACAAATCTCGATTTAGAAACCGGACAGGGTAATGCCGCTGCAGAATGGACTTTTGGCGCAGAAGCTGCTGAAGTAGAAATTGATTTAGATACTGGCGAACTTAAAATGCTTCAATTAGTAGGTGTTTTTGATGCTGGAACAATTATTAACCCTATTACCGCGGGAGGACAAGTTGTTGGTGGAATGATTCAAGGTATGGGACCTGCATTATTTGAAGGAGTTAAATACAATGATAAAGGTTATCCTTTAACAATTTCATTTACTGATTACAAAATACCTACAATCGCCGATATACCTGAAGAAATAAAATATGATTTTGTTCAAACATTTGAAGAATCTTCACCATTTGGCGCAAAAGGTGTTGGAGAACATCCTATGATTTCCATACCTCCAGCAATTGCTGCTGCAATTTATGATGCTATTGGTGTTAATATCCATGAATTACCTTTAAGTGCAGATAAAATCCTTAATGCTATTGAAAATAAAAATAAATAATGTCTATCCAAATCTTTTTTAGGAGGGGAGAAACATGAGCGAAAGCGAATATTTGAATGTTGTTCCACAAGAGGACAGAAGTGCGGGTATGAGCACTGGGGGATTGATTTTATTAGGATTACAACACACCTTTACTATGTTTGGCGCAACAGTTTTGGTTCCTTATTTAACAGGAATTCCCGTTAATGTTGCATTACTTACAGCTGGGCTTGGAACATTATTATTCCATTGGATTACAAAATGGAAAGTTCCTGTATTTTTAGGTTCAAGTTTTGCTTATATTGCTCCAATTATTGCAGTTACTATGTATTATATGAAAGAAGCTGGATTAGATTACGGAAACATAAATGACGCTGTAAACGCTGGGGTGGATTTACGTCCATATCTCGCATATGCTACTGGAGGTATCTTTTTAGCTGGATTAGTTAAATTTGGTTTCGGTTGGCTTATAAAACTGATCGGTATTAGACGTTTCGAAAAGCTATTCCCACCTGTAATATCAGGAACAATGATTATTTTAATTGGTTTAATCTTAAGTCCTGTTGCTATAAATATGGCAAGTGGTAATTGGTGGATAGCATTAGTATCATTATTTACAGCTATCATAGTCAGATTATATACAAGAGGATTTAGTAGGTTGGTTCCTGTTATTTGGGGAATCGTTGTTGGATATATAGTTGCAGCTATTACTGGAAATGTAACTTTTGCAGAAGTTGGAACTGCTAGCTGGGTAGGATTTCCAGAAGTTTTCTTACCAAAATTTTCATGGTATGCTGCTGCTGCAATAATCCCAGTAGCTATAGCTCCTTCTGTTGAACATTTTGGTGATGTTTTTGCAATATCAGCTGTTGTTGGAAAAAAATTCTATGAAGATCCTGGAATGCATAGAACATTAATGGGTGACGGGCTTGCTACATCATTAGGCGGATTCCTCGGAGGACCTGCAAATACGACATACAGTGAAAATACTGGTGTATTAGCATTTACAAAAGCTTTCAATCCATGGATTATGAGAATTGCTGCATTCTTTGCTATATTGATGGCTATGGTTCCAAAAGTTGGTGCAATTGTTAGATCAATACCTGTTCCTGTAATGGGTGGAATAGAAATATTATTATTCGGTATGATTGCAAGTATTGGTGCAAAAACTTTAATCAATAACCAGGTAAAGGTTGAAGGAAAAAATTTAGTAACAATGTCATTAATGTTAGTTACAGGTTTAGGTGGCGCCGTATTCCAAGCTGGAAACTTTGCATTACAAGGGTTAGGTCTTGCAGCTATTGTTGGTATAGTTGTTAACGGAATACTTTCTTTAACAGGAGCTGCTGAAGAATAATTTTAGTGAGGTTTAAAATGGTTGAAATAGCGAATACAGTTTTTGATAAAAAAGGATATGCAAAAAGTTTTTTTAAAACAAAACATACAAAATATTTTATTTTTAATGATGATGATATTTTCACTATTTCTACTTATAATAATCGGGTCGGGGCACTTGGAATGTCCGCCCCCTCCCATTTCTTAGATTTTTCTACCTTAAAAATTGAAAATAATTATTTAGTATTTGATGATAAATTTATTTTAAATGATTTTATTATTTATAATCCTAAAATTGATAAAATTAACTTCCATGAATCATATGACAAAATAAAAAATCGTTTAAAGGATAAATTAGATTATAGAATCTACAATAAGATTATTGATTATTTAAGAATTTCTGATTTCATTACTTTAATAGGTTTTGGCCCGGGGTTAACTCCTTTATTTGATGATATTTTATCTGGAATACTATTATTAAACTATTTTTATAATAAAGATTTAGATTATAATGCTATATTAAAGGCCGCAAAAACAAAAACAAATAACCTATCTTACTTCCAGATGAAATATGCTGCAAATGGATATGTCCCAAAACCTGTAAAGTTATATTTAGAAAATTTCGACAAGGCTGCTTTGTTGAACATGGGGAATACTTCAGGATTAGGTTGGATGTTAGGAATTTCATTTTTCTTTGATTTGGAGGGATAAACGTGGTTTATAAAATGATTAAACCCAATGCATATTATGATTCAGTTACGTTAATGCTCATTACTGAAGATATTAAGGAGAGAGAAAACATTGAAGAGGCTCTTGTTGGAATGGGAACAGAAACCAACAAAGAATTTCTAAGAGAGCTCGGCATGATAGATGAAGAATTAGAAAAAACGTCACCTAATGATTTACTTATAGTCATAAAAGGCGAAAATATTAATATGGATGAAATTGAAAAAGAAATTGAAAAAATGTTAAAAGCTGAAACAGAGGAAGAAGAAGGAGAAAGATTTTATCCATCACTTGAAAGTGCTGTAAAGAAATTAGATGGCGCTAACATGGCTGTTATTTCCATTGCTGGAGAATATGCAGGATTAGAAACAAGAAAAGCTCTTGATTTTGGTTTAAATGTTATGCTCTTTAGTGATAATGTCCCTATTGAAACTGAAATTGAATTAAAAAAATATGCTCTTGAAAAAGGCTTATTAGTAATGGGACCTGATTGTGGAACTGCCATTATAAATGGTGTTCCAATGGCATTTTCAAATGTTGTAAAAAAAGGAAAAATAGGTATGGTTGCTGCATCAGGTACTGGAGCACAAGAAGTGTCTTCTATAATTTCTAATTTAGGTTGTGGAATTTCACAATTAATTGGAACTGGCGGAAGAGATGTTAAAAAAGATGTTGGAGGATTAATGTTCTTAGAAGGTATTAAACGATTAATAGACGATGATGAAACAGAAATTATTGTATTAGTTTCAAAACCTCCTTATCCAGAAGTTGTAGAAAAAGCTGTAGATTTATTGAAAAAAACAAATAAAAAACATGTTGTTCATTTTGTTAATGGAAAGGTTGAAGATCCTTCAATAGTTGTTGGAACTACCTTAGAAGACACTGCTATTAAAGCTGCTTTACTGTGCCAGGGTAAGGAAATCGAAAAAAATGAATATACCTATTTTGACTTTTTAGAATCATTTGACTTTGATAAAAAGGTTAAAGAAGAATCAGAAAAAATAACAGAAGGGAAATATATAAGAGGGTTATATTCAGGAGGAACTCTTGCCGATGAAACAATGGTATTGTTAGCAAAAGAATTAAATGTACCTATATATTCTCCAAAACCATTAAAACCTGAATTTTTATTAGAAAATATAAATGAAAGTAAAGAAAATACAATTGTTGATATGGGTGAAGATGAATTTACTGTTGGAAGACCACAC containing:
- the fdrA gene encoding acyl-CoA synthetase FdrA; this encodes MVYKMIKPNAYYDSVTLMLITEDIKERENIEEALVGMGTETNKEFLRELGMIDEELEKTSPNDLLIVIKGENINMDEIEKEIEKMLKAETEEEEGERFYPSLESAVKKLDGANMAVISIAGEYAGLETRKALDFGLNVMLFSDNVPIETEIELKKYALEKGLLVMGPDCGTAIINGVPMAFSNVVKKGKIGMVAASGTGAQEVSSIISNLGCGISQLIGTGGRDVKKDVGGLMFLEGIKRLIDDDETEIIVLVSKPPYPEVVEKAVDLLKKTNKKHVVHFVNGKVEDPSIVVGTTLEDTAIKAALLCQGKEIEKNEYTYFDFLESFDFDKKVKEESEKITEGKYIRGLYSGGTLADETMVLLAKELNVPIYSPKPLKPEFLLENINESKENTIVDMGEDEFTVGRPHPMIDFTMRKSRLIKEYLDKDTAIIMIDVVLGWGSHMDPAGEIAEAVKTARETSDKYKCIIANICGTYEDPQNYYDQKKKLEDVGVIVFPSNASAVKFAVNVWKELGR
- a CDS encoding uracil-xanthine permease family protein, producing MSESEYLNVVPQEDRSAGMSTGGLILLGLQHTFTMFGATVLVPYLTGIPVNVALLTAGLGTLLFHWITKWKVPVFLGSSFAYIAPIIAVTMYYMKEAGLDYGNINDAVNAGVDLRPYLAYATGGIFLAGLVKFGFGWLIKLIGIRRFEKLFPPVISGTMIILIGLILSPVAINMASGNWWIALVSLFTAIIVRLYTRGFSRLVPVIWGIVVGYIVAAITGNVTFAEVGTASWVGFPEVFLPKFSWYAAAAIIPVAIAPSVEHFGDVFAISAVVGKKFYEDPGMHRTLMGDGLATSLGGFLGGPANTTYSENTGVLAFTKAFNPWIMRIAAFFAILMAMVPKVGAIVRSIPVPVMGGIEILLFGMIASIGAKTLINNQVKVEGKNLVTMSLMLVTGLGGAVFQAGNFALQGLGLAAIVGIVVNGILSLTGAAEE
- a CDS encoding oxamate carbamoyltransferase subunit AllH family protein, yielding MVEIANTVFDKKGYAKSFFKTKHTKYFIFNDDDIFTISTYNNRVGALGMSAPSHFLDFSTLKIENNYLVFDDKFILNDFIIYNPKIDKINFHESYDKIKNRLKDKLDYRIYNKIIDYLRISDFITLIGFGPGLTPLFDDILSGILLLNYFYNKDLDYNAILKAAKTKTNNLSYFQMKYAANGYVPKPVKLYLENFDKAALLNMGNTSGLGWMLGISFFFDLEG